A single region of the Schistocerca serialis cubense isolate TAMUIC-IGC-003099 chromosome 7, iqSchSeri2.2, whole genome shotgun sequence genome encodes:
- the LOC126413019 gene encoding uncharacterized protein LOC126413019 codes for MDVSAVIADDLQESRQTPETVEVPPKQAPATVKAADPPEVEDRHTLQESDTNLVTEESPSRGNSPKKNKKRRLVRKGAEETAPTLRQKAKEIGSTLSHQIYSNTKATPVSEERSPSALEKRDVQGKPTKKASNHAQETNHSHEASLVPPTTTTSTSCADGSDHNKADEEMTEVSETKTDCKLAPQVADFFNEDVSANEYSKEQGHTTETFATGEYY; via the coding sequence ATGGACGTCAGTGCCGTCATAGCTGACGACCTACAAGAGTCCCGCCAAACTCCGGAAACGGTTGAAGTTCCACCGAAACAGGCACCTGCAACTGTAAAGGCAGCAGATCCGCCGGAAGTTGAAGACCGACACACCTTGCAGGAAAGCGACACTAACTTGGTTACTGAAGAAAGTCCGTCGAGAGGCAATtctccaaagaaaaataagaaacgccggctggtgcgcaaaggtgcagaggagacagctcccaCGCTCCGACAAAAAGCGAAGGAAATAGGTAGTACCTTAAGCCACCAGATCTATAGCAACACGAAAGCGACACCAGTTTCTGAGGAGCGTTCCCCTTCTGCGCTGGAGAAACGAGACGTCCAAGGAAAGCCAACAAAGAAAGCATCCAACCACGCCCAAGAAACGAATCACTCTCATGAAGCTTCACTCGTCCCACCGACGACGACAACCTCAACCAGCTGCGCAGACGGAAGCGACCATAACAAGGCCGAcgaagaaatgacagaagtttcagaaactaaGACAGACTGTAAGCTAGCCCCACAGGTGGCTGATTTCTTCAACGAAGACGTCTCCGCGAACGAATATTCTAAAGAACAAGgacacaccactgaaacatttgctaccggtgaatattattaa